One part of the Anaerotruncus rubiinfantis genome encodes these proteins:
- a CDS encoding glucose-1-phosphate adenylyltransferase, with amino-acid sequence MFRKKEWIAMLLAGGQGSRLYTLTKNLAKPAVPFGGKYRIIDFPLSNCVNSGIDTVGVLTQYQPLILNEYIGNGQPWDLDRVNGGVFVLPPYQKSSGSDWYTGTANAIYQNINFIDRYDPEYVLILSGDHIYKMDYEKMLAYHKEKNADCTIAALQVPMEEASRFGIMNTYPDGSIFEFEEKPAQPKSNLASMGIYIFSWDKMRKYLIEDEADPLSGKDFGKNILPAMLANGEKMVAYPFEGYWKDVGTIDSLWEANMDLLDPRVPLDLYDDSWKIYSRNPVMPPHYVANDADVQNSMVTEGCTIEGDIDFSVIFSGVTVEKGAVVHDSIVMPNTVIKAGAKVEYAIIAENCVIGEGASIGQRPEDATDKDAWGVAVVGNNITVGPGAVVPPKAMIDKDVEGVR; translated from the coding sequence ATGTTTCGCAAGAAGGAATGGATCGCCATGCTGCTGGCGGGCGGCCAGGGGAGCCGCCTGTACACGCTGACGAAAAATCTTGCAAAGCCGGCTGTACCGTTTGGGGGAAAATACCGGATTATCGATTTTCCGCTTTCCAACTGTGTCAATTCCGGAATTGACACAGTTGGCGTGCTCACCCAGTACCAGCCGCTCATCCTGAACGAATATATCGGCAACGGCCAGCCTTGGGACCTTGACCGGGTGAACGGCGGCGTCTTTGTGCTGCCGCCTTACCAGAAGTCCTCCGGTTCCGACTGGTACACCGGCACTGCGAACGCCATCTATCAGAACATCAATTTTATCGACCGGTACGATCCGGAGTATGTGCTCATCCTTTCGGGCGACCACATCTATAAGATGGATTATGAGAAGATGCTCGCCTACCACAAAGAGAAAAACGCTGACTGTACAATCGCCGCCTTGCAGGTGCCGATGGAGGAGGCCTCCCGGTTCGGGATTATGAATACATACCCGGATGGCAGCATCTTTGAATTTGAGGAGAAACCCGCACAGCCGAAGAGCAACCTCGCATCGATGGGCATCTATATCTTCTCATGGGATAAGATGCGCAAATACCTCATCGAGGACGAAGCCGATCCGCTTTCCGGCAAGGATTTCGGAAAGAACATCCTGCCCGCCATGCTCGCAAACGGCGAGAAGATGGTGGCGTATCCCTTTGAGGGCTACTGGAAGGACGTCGGCACGATCGACAGCCTGTGGGAAGCGAACATGGATCTGCTGGACCCGCGGGTGCCGCTCGACCTCTATGACGACAGCTGGAAGATCTATTCCCGCAATCCGGTCATGCCGCCGCATTACGTGGCAAACGACGCGGACGTCCAGAACTCGATGGTCACCGAAGGCTGCACCATCGAGGGCGATATCGATTTTTCGGTGATCTTCTCAGGCGTCACGGTCGAAAAGGGCGCGGTTGTGCACGATTCGATTGTCATGCCGAACACGGTCATCAAGGCGGGAGCCAAGGTTGAATACGCGATCATTGCCGAGAATTGCGTGATTGGCGAAGGAGCATCCATCGGCCAGCGGCCGGAGGACGCGACCGATAAGGATGCCTGGGGCGTCGCGGTGGTCGGCAACAACATCACGGTCGGGCCGGGCGCGGTGGTCCCGCCGAAAGCGATGATTGACAAAGACGTCGAGGGGGTGCGCTAA
- the glgD gene encoding glucose-1-phosphate adenylyltransferase subunit GlgD: protein MRENKVLGIVFSNMHDSMIGELTEKRTTGSVPFGGRYRLIDFALSSMVNSDISDIGIITKQNYQSLMDHIGSGRAWDLARKRGGLVILPPFASQGSGIYRGRLEALGGAMSYIRHNDAKYVLITDCDIIANMDLRPFINEHIKSGAQISMMVKNTEISPESQRDTTTVLFDEQTGDVTDILVRPDVKGSHYVYMNILLLEKTLLERMVNEAKSHDQYSMVRHALQPSIGKRNIKAYEFKGYTHKISGMKSYFTANMELLDPAVRAELFPKNLPIYTKVRDQVPVKYGLSAKVGNSLMADGCIINGEVENCVIFRGAKIGKGAVLKNCIIMQNTYVGDNAHLEYVVTDKDVLIRDSRTLIGYETYPIYVAKGSSI from the coding sequence ATGCGGGAAAACAAAGTTCTTGGGATTGTATTTTCCAACATGCACGACAGCATGATCGGGGAACTCACTGAAAAACGCACGACCGGCTCGGTTCCGTTCGGCGGCCGCTACCGGCTCATTGATTTCGCGCTTTCGAGCATGGTCAATTCGGACATCAGCGACATCGGCATCATCACCAAGCAGAACTATCAGAGCCTGATGGACCACATCGGTTCGGGCCGCGCGTGGGACCTCGCGCGCAAGCGCGGCGGGTTGGTGATCCTGCCGCCGTTCGCCAGCCAGGGCAGCGGCATCTACCGCGGCCGCCTGGAAGCGCTGGGCGGCGCAATGAGCTATATCCGTCACAACGATGCGAAATATGTGCTGATCACCGACTGTGACATCATTGCCAACATGGATCTGCGCCCATTTATCAACGAGCATATCAAGAGCGGCGCGCAGATTTCGATGATGGTCAAAAATACTGAAATTTCTCCCGAATCCCAGCGGGATACGACCACCGTCCTTTTTGACGAGCAGACGGGAGATGTCACCGATATCCTGGTGCGGCCGGATGTCAAGGGCAGCCACTACGTTTATATGAACATCCTGCTGCTTGAAAAGACGCTGCTCGAGCGGATGGTGAACGAAGCAAAGAGCCACGACCAGTATTCGATGGTCCGGCATGCGCTGCAGCCATCAATTGGGAAACGCAACATCAAAGCGTATGAATTCAAGGGCTATACGCATAAGATTTCGGGGATGAAGTCCTATTTCACGGCCAACATGGAGCTGCTTGACCCGGCGGTGCGCGCCGAGCTCTTTCCGAAGAATCTGCCGATTTATACCAAGGTCCGCGACCAGGTGCCGGTCAAATACGGCCTTTCCGCCAAGGTGGGCAACTCCCTCATGGCGGATGGCTGCATCATCAACGGCGAGGTGGAAAACTGCGTGATCTTCCGGGGCGCGAAAATCGGCAAGGGGGCGGTGCTTAAAAATTGCATCATTATGCAGAATACCTATGTTGGCGACAACGCGCATCTCGAATATGTCGTGACCGATAAAGATGTGCTCATCCGTGATTCCCGTACGCTGATCGGATATGAAACCTACCCGATCTATGTGGCCAAGGGAAGCTCCATCTGA